A genome region from Cyanobacteriota bacterium includes the following:
- a CDS encoding ATP-binding cassette domain-containing protein, with amino-acid sequence LQEVGLEHVSFQTSPYALSGGQQRRLALAVQLIRQPYLLLLDEPTAGLDWSMRRQIVNLLARLKQEWSLLVVTHDASDLKEIADRVWYMHQGQLTDTP; translated from the coding sequence ACTTCAGGAAGTAGGGTTAGAGCATGTTTCTTTTCAAACGTCGCCCTATGCTCTCAGTGGTGGACAACAACGCCGCTTAGCGTTAGCTGTACAGCTCATTCGTCAACCCTATCTGCTGCTACTGGATGAACCAACAGCAGGACTAGATTGGTCGATGCGACGACAAATTGTGAACCTGTTGGCACGGCTAAAGCAGGAGTGGAGCTTGCTGGTAGTGACCCATGATGCCTCGGACTTGAAGGAGATTGCCGATCGGGTTTGGTACATGCACCAAGGCCAGTTGACTGATACGCCATGA
- the rsmG gene encoding 16S rRNA (guanine(527)-N(7))-methyltransferase RsmG: MNTPQLPHRLDLWQHTVGWQPTVTQLQQFQRLYELILTANQHLNLTRITEPNDFWEKHLWDSIRGVVSTKAAALCASHPKSPRVIDIGTGAGFPGLPIAIAYPTWHITLVDSTRKKIAFVERAIAELGLTNAYAIAERVERLAAQPRYQATYDLALVRAVATVDRCVHYALPMLHPSGMAVLYRGRWHPSDTTALQALAHELGAYLAPPDQFTTPLTQSQRCCLYLHKQPVVDP, from the coding sequence ATGAACACGCCACAACTTCCCCATAGGCTTGACCTCTGGCAACACACTGTTGGCTGGCAACCCACCGTAACTCAGCTTCAGCAGTTTCAGCGCCTCTATGAGCTGATCCTCACGGCTAACCAACACCTGAATTTGACTCGGATTACCGAACCTAACGATTTTTGGGAAAAGCATCTCTGGGATTCAATCCGGGGTGTTGTCAGCACTAAGGCTGCTGCACTCTGTGCCTCACATCCCAAATCCCCAAGGGTCATTGATATTGGTACGGGGGCTGGCTTTCCGGGGTTACCGATCGCGATCGCGTACCCAACCTGGCACATAACCTTGGTGGACTCAACCCGCAAGAAAATTGCCTTCGTGGAGCGGGCGATCGCTGAGCTAGGATTGACCAACGCCTATGCCATTGCTGAGCGAGTAGAACGCTTAGCAGCCCAACCTCGGTATCAGGCAACCTATGACCTAGCTCTAGTCCGGGCAGTTGCCACGGTCGATCGCTGCGTCCACTATGCCCTGCCCATGCTACATCCGAGTGGCATGGCAGTGCTCTATCGGGGACGATGGCACCCTAGCGATACCACTGCTTTACAAGCACTAGCCCATGAGCTTGGCGCTTACCTTGCTCCGCCTGACCAGTTCACCACCCCTCTTACCCAGAGTCAACGCTGTTGCCTATACCTCCACAAGCAACCTGTGGTCGATCCCTAG